CTCGGGGTTCTTCCACGGCACCATGCCGGCGTAGATCGGCGTGACCGAGGCGACGCCGTCGAAGCCGAGCGCCTGGTAGAGGCGGACGCGCGGGAAGAAGTTGGGGAACGGCAGTACGTTGTAGTTGGGATGGAAGAAGAAGAGCTCGCCCTTGAGCCGCCGGTGCACGTTGACGGCGCTGCGGAACAGGGCGTCCTGGAAGCCGAGCTGCATGAACATGAGGACGACGGCGAAGGCGACGCCGGCGAGCGCCACCGCGAGGCGCACCTTCTGACGGCGGAGCTGGAACCAGGCGAGGCGGCCGCTCGACATCATGGCGCGAACTTCACCTGGACCTGCAGCCGCGACAGGCTCGCCACCTTGGCGCTGTCGTCGAGCTTCACCCGGACCTCGACGACGCGGGCATCGGTGCGCGCGACCGGATCGGTGTCGAGCACGTCCTGCTTGCCGATCTTCGTCCCGATGCGATCGACGGTGCCCTCGATCGGTCCGTCGAGGGCCGGGCTCGTGACGGTCGCGCGCTGCCCCGGCTTCACACGGCCGACGTCGGTCTCGTAGACCTCGGCGACGGCGAACATCTGGTCGTTCCGCGCGATCTCGGCGAGGCCGTCGGGCCCCACACGCTCGCCGGCGCGGGCGAAGATCTTGACGATCTGTCCCGAGACGGGCGCCCGCACGACGTCCTGCTCGAAGACGGCCTGTGCAGCCGCGACATCCGCGCGCGCCGTGTCGACGTGGAGCTCGGCAGTGTCGAGCGTGTCCTGCGAGACGATGCGCTGCGCGACGAGCGGACGGTAGCGTCCGAGCTCGAGCTCGGCGTTGCGAAGGGCCGCGCGCGCCTTGACGACCGCCGCTTCGTCGGCTGCCCGCGAATCGAGCTCGGCGATCGGCTGGCCCGCCTGGACGCGGTCCCCTTCCTCGACACGGAGGGTCGCGACGACGACCGACGGGCGCGACGGCCCGGCGATGCGGAGGATACCGTCGGTCGGCTCGAGCCGCCCGAGCGCCGCGACGCGGGGAGCCGGCGCCCCCGCCCCCTTGGCCTCGACGGCACTGTCGGCCGACTTGCATCCGACCACGACGAGCGCGAGCAGCCCGAGCGGCCAGAGGCGGGGCGGCGCAGGCCATTCCATGGCGGCAGGGGCTGGGGTTGGCATGCGCGCTTCCTCCAGCCAACCGGCGTAACCCCCGACGGAACAGATGTTCCGCCGGCGGGGAACGAATGTTCCCCGGCCTACTTCCCTGCCACGAGCCTCCAGCCGCTCTGGGTCCGCTTGAGGGTCTTCGTGAGCCGCACCTGCACGTGCATCGGGCGGCCGGTGCGCGCGTCGCTGAAATCGTCCGTGCGCGTGTAGGAGACGACCGCCTCGTCACCGACGATGGCCGCGTCGACGTCGGAGATCGCGATCCTCAGGTCCTTCACGTTGTCGAAGTAGCGCTGCTGCGCTGCCTGCTGGTCGGGTGAGAAGTCGATGTAGACGTTGACGATCCCGGGCATCTCGTGCGCCTCGGTCGCCTTCCGGTAGGCCTCGAGGACGGTCACGATGTCGGCACGGTCGTCGGCCCAGGCCGCGGCGGGTGCGCCGACGCGCACGATCCAGCGCAGGAGCGACGACCCGGGCCCGGGGGGCTTCGGCGGTGCCGCGGGCGCCGCTCCGCCTTCGGCTTCGAGCAGCATCCTCAGGGCCTCGACGTCCGTGTTCTGCTGGGCGAGGAGCGTCTTGCGCTCGGCGGGCGTGATCGGGATGTCGAGCCGCGCGATCAGGCCTTCGGTCATCTTGGTCTGGAGCGAGAGGAACTGCTTCACCGGCCCCATCGTGGTGTACGAGGCCTCGATCATGCCCGACGTCACGTCGACGACGTGGGTCTCGATCCGCAGCGTGTCTCCCACCGCGACGAAGCTGCCGGAGAGCATCTTCGAGATGCCGAGCTTGTTCGCGGCCTCGATCTCCGAGAGGCCCTGTCGTGTGATCAGGAAGTCGATGAACTCCTTCGAATACACCTTCACCTTCGTCAGGCCGGAGAGCTGGGTGTTGAGACCGTCTCGAAGCGCCTCGCGCATCCACAGGTTCTCGGGATCGTCGCGCAGCGGCTTGAAGAGCATGACGCCGAGCGTGACCTCGGTCTTCGGCGCCTTCTCGCCATCCTCGGGCGTACTGGCGGCGGGCGGGCCCTCCATGCCCAACGGCGACTCCCTGTGCCTGGACCAGAACGGCCAGCGCCAGAGGGCGACGCCGAGCATGGCGACCCCCAGGGCGACTACGGCCCATCGCGCGGCGTGGCGCCGGCGACGGACACGGCCGGCCGCGCGCGGCACGATGAGATAGGCGTGCACGGGATCGGAGATGTTCTTCAGGCGCAGGCGTCCGAGATCCTCCACCGGCTCGTCGAACCGTCCGCGCACGTGGCGGTAGACTCCCTCGGACACACAGATCGTTCCGGGACGCGCGAGGGCGCACAGACGCGCTGCGACGTTGATCGCATCGCCGAGGGCCGATCCGCCCGCCTCCACGAGCACGTCGCCGAAGTGGATCCCGACGCGCAGGCGGAGCTGCTGCTCGGTCGCCGACTCCCCGGCGAGCTGCTCCTGCACGCGGAGCGCCGCCTGGACGGCGGCCAGCACGCTCTCGAAGCGCACGGCGATCGAGTCACCGGCCTGGGGCTCGGCCTGGCCGCCCAGCTCCCCGGCGGTGGCGGCGACGACCGCCCGGACCCTCTGCACGTCGCGCGCCGTCCGCTCGTCGTCGTGGCCCATGAGGGCGCTGAAACCCGAGACGTCGCACACCAGGACGGCGAGGATGCGACGGGTGTAGCTGCCCTCGGACCGATCCACAGGCGTCTTGTAGCCAAACGACCGATACGCGTAAAAGGGCGCGCGGTGCGCCAAACCCTCAAGCTAGCGAGTCTGGTGCTGCTCTTGGTTACACCGCTGGCGGCGCACGGCTCCCTCACCGGCGTGCTCGAGAATCCGCGTTTCCGCCTCCTCGGGCTCGCGCCGATCGCGCCGGCCCTCGCGAACACGGTCGCGTCGACGTATCCGGTCGCATCCGCGAGCTCCGGGGTCACCTACGCCTACGATCCCACGCTCGACACGCTCGTCCGGCAGTCCGGAGTGGCGGGGCCGATCATCGGGGAGCGCGCCGAAACGATCGGCAAGGGCCGGATCAACCTGTCCGCCGCCTTCTCGTACGTCCACCTGACGTCCATCAACGGCGACGACCTCGACAGTCTCGTGAATCGTCCGCGCGTGAACGGCCAGACACTGATCTTTCCCGTCCCACAGGGCATACAGCTCGCCGACGGACGGTTCACGACGTTTCTTCCCGTGCACGTCGTGGCCGATCTCGACGTCCAGGCGTACATCCTCTCGCCGTCCGTTACATACGGTGTAACGGCCGATCTCGACGTGAACCTGACGCTCCCGCTGCTCCGCACCTCGCTCGGCGTCACGACCCATTCGAAGGCGCCCGACCCCCGCTTCCCGCAGTTCGCGCTTCCGCCGGGCGAGAGCTTCCCCACCGACGTCCGCTCCCTCTCGGACGCCGCCGTCGGCATCGGGGACCTCCTCCTCCGCGCGAAATACGTCCTGCTGCGCAGCGAGTGGGTCGACGTGGCGGCGGGGCTCGGCCTCAGCCTTCCGACGGGCGATCAGGACAATCTCCAGGGTACGGGCACGACGCGGCTCCAGCCGACGCTCGTCCTCTCGCACGTCTTCGCGGGGCGATTCGAACCGCTGCTCGACGTCGGGATCGACTACGACACGAACGACGTCAGCCGATCGGTGGTGCGCTGGGCCGTCGGTGGCACGTACCAGGTGCTCGAGCCCCTCAGCGTCTCGGTCGTCTTCCTGGGTCGCAACGAGCTCGCCGCGCAGAGCGACCCCATCCCCACGCCGTTCTTCTTCCAGGTCGAGCGCAACGACATCTACGACGCGGCGGTCGGCATCCGCTGGCGCTTCGCCGATTCGGGGTTCGTCAGCCTGAACGCGCTCGTGCCGCTCAACGAGGACGGGCTGCGCGCCGAGGCGATCCCGACGCTCGAAGCGTCGTACGCGTTCTAGGTCCGCGCTAGGGGCGCGGCTCCAACAGAACCACCGGAATGCGGCGCGCCGTGATCTGCTCGTACTGCGCGTAGAAGGGATTCACGGTCTTTAGGCGTGGCCAGAGCACGGCGTGCTCGTCCGCCGTCGCCTCACGCGCCTGCACCTGCAGCGTCCGCGGACCCACCTGCACCGTCGCCCTCGGATCGCGGAGCAAGTTGCCCCACCAGGCCGGCGGTCGATCCGAGCCCCCGTTCGACGCCACGACGACGTAGCGTCGTGCATCCTCTATGTAGGCCAGCGTGACGGTTCTGGGTTGGCCCGACTTCCGGCCCGTGGTCGTGAGCAGGAGATTCTTGATACCACCGGCCGATCCGCCGAGGCGCCCCCCCGTCGCGCGGTATACTGCCGCATGCAGGCGGCCGACGACCCTCCAGAACGGACTCTCACCGATCACCTTGAGGATGCGTTGGATGGGCGACATGCGGGGCCTTATGCACCTGGAAGAGACCAATGAATAGCGGCGCGAGCCCTTCCGTCAGACGTTTCGACGCTGCCGCTCACAGCCAGCACGCCCAAAGAGAAAATCGAGCGGCAGCGTCCCCCCCTCTTTCGGTGACCGGCGGGCCCTTCCTTCCCAGGGCTCGCCGGGTCATTTGGCGTTCGGGCTCCTCAGCGGAGCTGCTTCAAGACGGTCAGCGCCTCGTCCACGTGCTTGGTGGCCTGGAGCTGCGAATTGAAGACGTGCCGGACGACCCCGTCGCGGTCGATCACGAAGGTGACCCGTCCCGGCAGCAGCCCCAGCGTCGCCGGCACGCCGTAGCGCTTGCGCACCGCGCCGCCCGCGTCGGCGACCAGCGTGAAGGGCAGCTTGTACTTGTCGGCGAACTTCTGGTGCGACGCCTCGGAGTCGGAGCTGATGCCGATCACCTCGGCGCCCGCCTCCTTGAACGACTCGTAGCTGTCGCGGAACGAGCACGCCTCCTTGGTGCAGCCGGGCGTGTCGTCCTTCGGGTAGAAGTAGAGGACGACGGCCTTCTTGCCCTTGTAGTCGCCGAGCCGCACCCGCTTGCCCGCAGCGTCGGAGAGATCGAAGTCGGGCGCCTTGTCGCCGACGTTGATCGCAGGGCTTCCGGTCCCCAGCAGATTGTCGAGCAGTCCCATGGTCCGTCCTCCAGCCGCGCACGAGTAGCACGACGTTCGCGCGACGGGGAAGGCCTTCGCATGGCGTTCCCGGGCGTGCTAGCGGTCGCGTAGGGGGCACCCATGGGCGCAGCGGCGAAGCTGGCAGGCGATCGTCCGGTGGTCTTCTGGGAACGCGCCGCGGCGGCGACGGACGAGCTGCCCGCGGGTCCGCGCTACCGCACGCCGCTCGGGATGATGGCGGCCTTTCGCGGCGATCCGCTCGGGTTCTTCATGGCGGCGTTCAAGAACTTCGGGGACGTCGTCTGCTTCCGCGCATGGCCCTTCAACTCGTACTTCGTCGCCCACCCCGATCACGTGAAGCACGTGCTGCAGGAGCACAACCAGCGTTACGAGAAGGGCGTCGTCATCGCAAAGCTGAAGATCCTGATCGGCGAGGGGCTCTTCTCGAGCGAGGGGGACTTCTGGCGGCGCCAGCGCCGCCTCGCGCAGCCCGCGTTCCATCGCCAGCGCCTCGCCGGCTTCGTCGACGCCATGACGTCGACGACCGCGGCCGTGCTCGATCGCTGGGCGCCGCGCGCGCGTAGCGGCGAGCCGTTCGACCTCTCGGCGCAGATGAGCGCGCTCACGCTGAGCGTCGTCGGCCGAACCCT
This sequence is a window from Candidatus Eisenbacteria bacterium. Protein-coding genes within it:
- a CDS encoding efflux RND transporter periplasmic adaptor subunit; its protein translation is MPTPAPAAMEWPAPPRLWPLGLLALVVVGCKSADSAVEAKGAGAPAPRVAALGRLEPTDGILRIAGPSRPSVVVATLRVEEGDRVQAGQPIAELDSRAADEAAVVKARAALRNAELELGRYRPLVAQRIVSQDTLDTAELHVDTARADVAAAQAVFEQDVVRAPVSGQIVKIFARAGERVGPDGLAEIARNDQMFAVAEVYETDVGRVKPGQRATVTSPALDGPIEGTVDRIGTKIGKQDVLDTDPVARTDARVVEVRVKLDDSAKVASLSRLQVQVKFAP
- a CDS encoding adenylate/guanylate cyclase domain-containing protein gives rise to the protein MDRSEGSYTRRILAVLVCDVSGFSALMGHDDERTARDVQRVRAVVAATAGELGGQAEPQAGDSIAVRFESVLAAVQAALRVQEQLAGESATEQQLRLRVGIHFGDVLVEAGGSALGDAINVAARLCALARPGTICVSEGVYRHVRGRFDEPVEDLGRLRLKNISDPVHAYLIVPRAAGRVRRRRHAARWAVVALGVAMLGVALWRWPFWSRHRESPLGMEGPPAASTPEDGEKAPKTEVTLGVMLFKPLRDDPENLWMREALRDGLNTQLSGLTKVKVYSKEFIDFLITRQGLSEIEAANKLGISKMLSGSFVAVGDTLRIETHVVDVTSGMIEASYTTMGPVKQFLSLQTKMTEGLIARLDIPITPAERKTLLAQQNTDVEALRMLLEAEGGAAPAAPPKPPGPGSSLLRWIVRVGAPAAAWADDRADIVTVLEAYRKATEAHEMPGIVNVYIDFSPDQQAAQQRYFDNVKDLRIAISDVDAAIVGDEAVVSYTRTDDFSDARTGRPMHVQVRLTKTLKRTQSGWRLVAGK
- a CDS encoding transporter, translating into MLLLVTPLAAHGSLTGVLENPRFRLLGLAPIAPALANTVASTYPVASASSGVTYAYDPTLDTLVRQSGVAGPIIGERAETIGKGRINLSAAFSYVHLTSINGDDLDSLVNRPRVNGQTLIFPVPQGIQLADGRFTTFLPVHVVADLDVQAYILSPSVTYGVTADLDVNLTLPLLRTSLGVTTHSKAPDPRFPQFALPPGESFPTDVRSLSDAAVGIGDLLLRAKYVLLRSEWVDVAAGLGLSLPTGDQDNLQGTGTTRLQPTLVLSHVFAGRFEPLLDVGIDYDTNDVSRSVVRWAVGGTYQVLEPLSVSVVFLGRNELAAQSDPIPTPFFFQVERNDIYDAAVGIRWRFADSGFVSLNALVPLNEDGLRAEAIPTLEASYAF
- a CDS encoding nitroreductase/quinone reductase family protein, coding for MSPIQRILKVIGESPFWRVVGRLHAAVYRATGGRLGGSAGGIKNLLLTTTGRKSGQPRTVTLAYIEDARRYVVVASNGGSDRPPAWWGNLLRDPRATVQVGPRTLQVQAREATADEHAVLWPRLKTVNPFYAQYEQITARRIPVVLLEPRP
- a CDS encoding peroxiredoxin; its protein translation is MGLLDNLLGTGSPAINVGDKAPDFDLSDAAGKRVRLGDYKGKKAVVLYFYPKDDTPGCTKEACSFRDSYESFKEAGAEVIGISSDSEASHQKFADKYKLPFTLVADAGGAVRKRYGVPATLGLLPGRVTFVIDRDGVVRHVFNSQLQATKHVDEALTVLKQLR